One Defluviitoga tunisiensis genomic window carries:
- the plsX gene encoding phosphate acyltransferase PlsX — translation MSVIKIGVDAYGGDNAPEAVIEGALFALKNNYLSRDELVIIGNDLSNDFLESLKGVEVVPAKNLVTNDTKPTDVLKLEESSMYIGCKYLKEKKLDAFVSAGNTGALLASGTFIAGRLEGIKRPALVLALPSKSNKPKILVDAGANAEVKSEHFYDFAREGIAYAKFLDIEKPRVAILNIGSEEEKGSTLIKDAYNLLKGFSNLNFVGFVEAREIFDDTCDVIVTDGFTGNNVLKTIEGTAYFILHELKTAIKSGGLFTKLGALFLKGSLKSLINKIDYRSYGGTFFLGINGILVKAHGSSDAEAISNAIFVATKAAKFDLLSKIEL, via the coding sequence ATGTCTGTGATAAAAATAGGGGTAGACGCCTACGGTGGGGATAATGCGCCCGAAGCTGTGATTGAGGGCGCGTTGTTTGCGTTAAAAAACAATTATTTATCTCGCGATGAATTAGTTATCATTGGCAATGATTTGTCAAATGATTTTTTAGAATCATTAAAAGGTGTTGAGGTTGTACCCGCAAAAAATCTTGTAACTAACGACACAAAACCTACAGACGTTCTAAAGCTTGAAGAATCATCTATGTATATTGGTTGTAAATATTTAAAAGAAAAAAAGTTAGACGCTTTTGTGAGCGCCGGTAATACGGGAGCATTATTGGCTAGCGGCACTTTTATTGCGGGACGATTAGAAGGAATAAAAAGACCTGCTTTAGTTTTAGCTCTCCCTTCAAAATCTAATAAACCTAAAATATTAGTAGACGCAGGCGCAAATGCTGAGGTAAAATCAGAACATTTTTATGACTTTGCAAGAGAAGGAATCGCGTATGCAAAATTTTTAGATATTGAAAAACCTCGCGTTGCTATCTTAAATATCGGTTCAGAAGAAGAAAAAGGTAGTACATTAATAAAAGACGCCTATAATCTTTTAAAAGGTTTTTCTAACTTAAATTTTGTTGGATTTGTTGAAGCTAGAGAGATATTTGACGATACTTGCGATGTTATTGTTACAGATGGTTTTACAGGAAATAATGTCTTAAAAACCATAGAAGGAACCGCTTATTTTATTCTTCATGAATTAAAAACCGCTATTAAAAGCGGTGGATTATTTACAAAATTAGGAGCTTTATTTTTAAAGGGCTCATTAAAATCCTTGATTAATAAGATTGATTATAGGAGCTATGGTGGCACTTTTTTCTTGGGTATAAACGGAATACTTGTAAAAGCTCATGGTTCTTCTGACGCTGAAGCAATTTCTAACGCCATATTTGTTGCTACCAAAGCCGCTAAATTTGATTTACTTTCAAAAATAGAACTGTGA
- the rsfS gene encoding ribosome silencing factor, translated as MLKSEVFESVKEIVELLDEKEGMDISVIDMENSEIMVDYFIIVSGNSDTHMAALRDEVVRYLKDENIPILSYDKSSGYDWMIVDAGTFIVHIFSQEGRSFYDLESLWGEQKKIENII; from the coding sequence TTGTTAAAATCTGAGGTGTTTGAATCTGTTAAAGAAATTGTCGAACTGTTAGATGAAAAAGAAGGAATGGATATTTCCGTAATTGATATGGAAAACTCTGAAATTATGGTTGATTACTTTATTATAGTATCTGGAAATTCCGACACTCATATGGCTGCTTTGAGAGATGAAGTAGTTAGATATTTAAAAGATGAAAATATTCCCATTCTTTCGTATGATAAAAGTAGTGGATATGATTGGATGATAGTCGACGCCGGTACGTTTATTGTACATATTTTTTCCCAAGAAGGAAGAAGTTTTTACGATCTAGAAAGTTTATGGGGAGAACAAAAAAAGATTGAAAATATTATTTAA
- the rpsB gene encoding 30S ribosomal protein S2, which yields MSVVSMKQLLESGAHFGHRTRRWNPKMQPYIFAERKGIHIIDLQKTLKGIDEAYDFLKEAVMERKRVLFVGTKKQAQQIVADEARRCGEFYVNNRWLGGLLTNFKTIKRRIDKLEELTEYVESDEFLRLPKKEQANIRRNLEKLEKNLGGLRGMSKLPGVIFIVDPKKEEIAVREANMLNIPIIAMVDTNCDPDVIDYVIPANDDAIRAIMLITSKMADAVIESKEGRIDTQEETETEETSEVLDEHIVEKLKAEEKYEKFIEEIEEEEEIEIPDEDEDRF from the coding sequence TTGTCAGTTGTTAGCATGAAACAGTTGTTGGAATCTGGTGCTCATTTTGGTCATAGAACCAGAAGATGGAATCCTAAGATGCAACCTTATATATTCGCAGAAAGAAAAGGAATTCATATCATCGATCTTCAAAAAACCTTAAAAGGTATTGACGAAGCATACGATTTCCTAAAAGAAGCTGTAATGGAAAGAAAAAGAGTATTGTTTGTAGGAACAAAAAAGCAAGCCCAACAAATTGTTGCAGATGAAGCAAGAAGATGTGGAGAGTTTTACGTAAACAATAGATGGCTTGGAGGTCTATTAACTAATTTTAAAACTATTAAAAGAAGAATAGACAAGTTAGAAGAATTAACTGAATATGTAGAAAGTGATGAATTTTTAAGACTCCCTAAGAAAGAGCAAGCAAACATTAGAAGAAATTTAGAAAAGTTAGAAAAAAACCTCGGTGGTTTAAGAGGAATGAGCAAATTACCAGGGGTTATTTTTATTGTCGATCCTAAGAAAGAAGAGATAGCGGTCAGAGAAGCTAATATGCTTAATATTCCTATAATTGCAATGGTTGATACAAACTGCGATCCTGACGTTATTGATTATGTAATACCTGCTAATGACGATGCAATAAGGGCTATTATGTTAATTACTTCTAAAATGGCAGATGCTGTAATTGAGTCAAAAGAAGGAAGAATAGACACACAAGAAGAAACCGAGACAGAAGAAACTTCAGAAGTCCTTGATGAACATATCGTTGAAAAGTTAAAAGCAGAAGAAAAATACGAAAAGTTTATTGAAGAAATAGAAGAAGAGGAAGAAATAGAAATTCCTGATGAAGACGAAGATAGATTTTAA
- the miaB gene encoding tRNA (N6-isopentenyl adenosine(37)-C2)-methylthiotransferase MiaB has translation MKFFIRTFGCQMNLNESEIMAGLLINDGFEWTENPDEADIIIINSCSVREKAENKMYGAIGGYGKLKEKNKNLIIGIGGCSAEKERDALLDRFKKIDFVFGTRNVIDISNLVKRAMKGERFADFSDKLNEVNYSIPKRPFSKHHAWITIIYGCNKYCTYCIVPYTRGFEKSRPIDDIINEVEEYNKNGFKEITFLGQNVDSYGKDFGDKKPKLDLLIQKSAQFDSIKRIWFMTSYPSDITDSLIDTIAKEKKAAKYIHLPVQSGSNRILKSMNRRYTKEQFIDLVYKIQKEIPEVTISSDIITGFPSETEKDFEETVDLIKKCRFERINIAEYSPREGTVAHKYFEDNVPKHIKNKRLQYIMNLQKKINLEENEKYLGKTLSIIQEGKAGKNNTYMGRTINNKLIIFQSQEKLNGSFLKVKVNKVSPGPLYGEIIEIINNI, from the coding sequence ATGAAGTTTTTCATACGAACCTTTGGTTGCCAGATGAACTTAAATGAAAGTGAAATTATGGCGGGACTCTTAATTAATGATGGCTTTGAGTGGACAGAAAATCCAGATGAAGCAGATATTATAATAATAAATAGTTGTTCTGTACGAGAAAAAGCTGAAAATAAAATGTATGGAGCTATAGGAGGATATGGAAAATTAAAAGAGAAAAATAAAAATTTGATAATAGGAATAGGTGGATGTTCAGCAGAAAAAGAACGAGATGCTCTTCTTGATAGATTTAAAAAAATCGATTTTGTATTTGGAACAAGAAATGTAATAGACATTAGTAATTTAGTAAAACGTGCAATGAAGGGAGAGAGATTTGCAGATTTTAGTGACAAGTTGAACGAAGTTAATTATTCTATTCCAAAAAGACCTTTTAGTAAGCATCACGCATGGATAACCATAATATATGGGTGTAACAAATATTGCACGTATTGTATAGTACCTTACACACGTGGATTTGAAAAAAGTAGACCAATAGATGACATAATTAACGAAGTAGAAGAATATAACAAAAATGGATTTAAGGAAATTACATTTTTGGGTCAAAACGTTGATTCCTATGGAAAAGATTTTGGAGATAAAAAACCGAAATTAGACCTACTAATTCAAAAATCAGCACAATTTGATTCAATAAAAAGAATATGGTTTATGACATCTTATCCCTCAGATATCACCGACTCCTTAATTGATACTATAGCAAAAGAAAAAAAGGCTGCAAAATATATCCACTTACCCGTTCAATCTGGTAGCAACAGAATATTAAAATCAATGAACAGAAGATATACAAAAGAACAATTCATTGATTTAGTGTATAAGATACAAAAAGAGATTCCGGAAGTAACAATTAGCAGCGATATAATAACTGGTTTTCCTTCAGAAACAGAAAAAGACTTTGAGGAAACCGTGGATTTAATTAAAAAATGTAGATTTGAACGAATAAACATTGCAGAATACTCTCCGAGAGAAGGTACAGTTGCACATAAGTATTTTGAGGATAATGTGCCAAAACATATAAAAAATAAAAGATTGCAATATATAATGAACCTTCAGAAAAAAATAAATTTAGAAGAAAACGAAAAATATCTTGGAAAGACTTTGTCAATAATTCAAGAGGGAAAAGCAGGGAAAAACAACACATATATGGGTAGAACAATTAATAATAAGCTGATTATATTTCAAAGTCAAGAAAAATTGAATGGATCATTTTTGAAAGTAAAGGTAAACAAAGTATCTCCAGGTCCTTTATATGGCGAAATTATAGAAATTATAAATAATATATAA
- a CDS encoding ABC transporter ATP-binding protein, producing MSQANEQKNDQKKKPIRQGFGGGRGGVGAPIEKPRNFMGSLKRLLGYLKPQLIPLIIVIVFAVVSTIFMIIAPKMLGKATNVLFEGIIGKMMPPNMTKDQAIEFLKFSGRDQIAQMLGPMNIVPGQGVNFSRLATILLTLLGVYALSAFFNWLQQYLMAGVAQKTVYNLRKEVDEKLARLPLKFYDSHPHGDLLSRVTNDIDNIGHTLQQTLVQLITAVVTVIGVLIMMLTISPLLTLITLTVIPLALLVTMFVIKHSQKQFEIQWDSTGELNGHVEESYTGFNVIKAFNKHWDMQKEFDEENERLREATFKAQFVSSLIRPFIGLINNLNYVIVSVVGGLRVANGVMTLGDIQAFIQYSRQFTMPIVQTSSIINVLQSTVASAERVFELLDEEEEIPDPENPVVLDKVEGHVKFENVYFSYEPQKPLIENLNLEAKPGQSVAIVGPTGAGKTTLVNLLMRFYDVDAGRITLDGVDIRQMRRADLRKNFGMVLQDAWLFRGTIKDNIAYGKEGATDEEIVKAAQAAYVDYFIRTLPKGYDTIIDEDATNLSQGQRQLITIARAFLANPPLLILDEATSSVDTRTEVLIQEAMNNLMEGRTSFVIAHRLSTIRNADIIVVMNHGRVVEQGNHKELMAKKGFYYDLYMSQFIGTDLEIKSSSDDIQIIS from the coding sequence ATGAGTCAAGCAAATGAACAAAAAAATGATCAAAAAAAGAAGCCCATTCGACAAGGATTCGGGGGCGGAAGAGGCGGTGTTGGTGCTCCTATTGAAAAGCCAAGGAACTTTATGGGTTCCTTAAAAAGATTATTAGGTTACCTAAAACCACAATTAATTCCTCTTATTATTGTAATAGTATTTGCAGTAGTAAGCACAATTTTTATGATCATCGCTCCAAAGATGTTAGGAAAGGCTACAAACGTTCTTTTTGAAGGAATTATTGGGAAAATGATGCCTCCTAACATGACCAAAGATCAAGCTATTGAATTTTTGAAATTTTCCGGAAGGGATCAAATAGCCCAGATGCTTGGACCTATGAATATTGTGCCAGGTCAAGGCGTTAATTTTAGTAGATTAGCAACTATTCTATTAACATTATTAGGTGTATATGCCTTATCTGCATTTTTTAACTGGCTTCAACAATATTTAATGGCTGGTGTGGCGCAAAAAACAGTCTATAATCTTAGAAAGGAAGTTGATGAAAAATTAGCTCGTCTTCCTTTAAAATTTTATGATAGTCATCCACATGGTGATCTTTTAAGCAGGGTAACTAACGATATAGATAACATTGGGCATACTTTACAGCAAACACTTGTGCAATTAATAACAGCAGTTGTCACGGTAATTGGTGTTCTTATCATGATGCTTACAATTAGCCCTCTTTTAACGCTAATAACTTTAACTGTGATTCCGTTGGCGTTATTGGTTACAATGTTTGTTATTAAACATTCTCAAAAGCAATTTGAGATTCAGTGGGATAGTACTGGTGAATTGAATGGACATGTTGAAGAATCCTACACAGGATTTAATGTCATTAAGGCTTTTAATAAACACTGGGATATGCAAAAAGAGTTTGATGAAGAAAATGAGAGATTACGTGAAGCAACATTTAAGGCTCAATTTGTTTCAAGTTTGATAAGACCATTTATTGGATTAATTAACAATCTTAATTATGTTATAGTAAGCGTTGTAGGCGGATTGCGTGTTGCTAATGGGGTTATGACTTTAGGAGATATTCAGGCATTTATTCAATATTCAAGACAATTTACTATGCCTATTGTTCAAACATCTAGTATTATCAATGTATTACAATCTACTGTTGCATCAGCAGAAAGAGTGTTTGAATTACTTGATGAAGAAGAAGAAATCCCTGATCCTGAAAATCCTGTAGTTTTAGATAAAGTTGAAGGTCATGTAAAATTTGAAAACGTCTACTTTAGTTATGAACCTCAAAAACCTCTAATTGAAAATTTGAACCTTGAAGCGAAACCAGGTCAGTCTGTAGCCATAGTAGGTCCTACAGGTGCAGGAAAAACTACGTTGGTTAATTTGCTCATGAGGTTTTACGATGTAGATGCAGGTAGAATAACCTTGGATGGTGTAGACATCAGACAGATGAGAAGAGCTGACTTGAGAAAGAATTTTGGTATGGTACTTCAAGATGCCTGGTTGTTTAGAGGAACTATAAAAGATAATATTGCTTATGGTAAAGAAGGAGCAACTGATGAAGAAATCGTAAAAGCTGCACAGGCTGCTTATGTTGATTATTTTATAAGAACGTTGCCAAAAGGATATGATACAATAATTGACGAAGATGCTACTAATTTATCTCAAGGTCAGCGACAATTGATTACTATAGCAAGGGCGTTTCTCGCTAATCCCCCACTCCTAATTTTAGACGAAGCAACTAGTTCAGTAGATACAAGAACCGAAGTATTGATACAAGAAGCTATGAATAATCTAATGGAAGGGCGAACTAGTTTTGTCATTGCTCATAGGTTATCTACAATAAGAAATGCTGATATAATAGTAGTAATGAATCACGGAAGAGTTGTTGAACAAGGTAATCACAAAGAACTTATGGCAAAAAAAGGATTTTACTATGATCTTTATATGAGTCAATTTATTGGAACAGACTTAGAAATTAAGTCTTCTTCAGATGATATTCAAATAATAAGCTAA
- a CDS encoding ABC transporter ATP-binding protein — protein sequence MKHLVKYLKPYYKEIIFAILLLIVQAVSNLFLPNLNAKIINEGIAKGDIQYIIHTGGIMLLATLLLAGAAILASYFSSKVVTSYSRDLRRELYYKVLSFSKQDFDRFGTASLVTRNTNDVHQVQMFVLTLLNIMIMAPIMSIGGIIMAIRQDVVLSSSIIIVVPVIALIVFFIMRKTVPLFKTLQKKVDKVNQVLREKLMGIRVIRAFVKDDYEARRFDKANKDLTQTALKVNRIMALGIPLIMLAMNVTSLAITWFGGIRIDSGAMPIGNLTAFLTYVMEILISIMMAMTMFIMLPRAEASAERINEILHTEPSVKEPKSPKIPSERKGVLAFKDVSFQYADAEAPVLSKISFTALPGQTTAIVGSTGSGKSTLVHLIPRFYDVTEGKIEIDGVDIREMPLELVRDMIGLVPQKSYLFSGTIESNLRFGKKDATEEEMWHALEIAQAKNFVSRLPEKLKAPVDQGGTNFSGGQRQRLCIARAIVKRPTIYIFDDSFSALDNKTEAKVREALKDETKDATVIIVAQKVSTVLTADQIVVLSDKGTIAGIGTHQELLKSCEVYQEIVYSQIPKEEAV from the coding sequence GTGAAGCATTTAGTTAAATATTTAAAACCATATTACAAAGAGATTATATTTGCAATATTATTACTAATTGTGCAAGCAGTGTCAAATTTATTTTTACCTAATTTGAATGCAAAGATTATTAATGAAGGTATAGCAAAAGGTGACATTCAATATATTATACACACAGGTGGAATTATGCTTTTAGCGACACTTTTGCTTGCAGGAGCGGCAATTCTTGCCTCTTATTTTAGTTCAAAAGTTGTTACCTCATATTCTAGAGATTTGCGTAGAGAGTTGTACTATAAAGTATTAAGTTTTTCTAAGCAAGATTTTGATAGATTTGGGACAGCTTCACTGGTTACAAGAAACACCAATGATGTTCATCAAGTTCAAATGTTTGTTTTGACCTTGCTAAATATAATGATCATGGCTCCGATAATGTCTATTGGTGGAATAATAATGGCAATTCGTCAAGACGTTGTACTTTCTTCTTCAATTATAATTGTAGTACCAGTAATTGCATTAATTGTATTTTTCATTATGAGAAAAACTGTACCTCTTTTTAAGACCTTACAGAAAAAAGTTGATAAAGTTAATCAGGTACTTCGGGAAAAATTAATGGGAATTAGGGTTATTAGAGCTTTTGTTAAGGATGATTATGAAGCCCGTAGGTTTGATAAAGCCAATAAAGATCTGACTCAAACAGCATTAAAAGTTAACAGAATAATGGCTTTAGGAATTCCATTAATAATGCTTGCTATGAACGTAACTTCTTTAGCTATAACGTGGTTTGGTGGAATTCGTATAGATAGTGGTGCAATGCCTATTGGAAATTTAACAGCCTTTTTAACTTATGTAATGGAGATTTTGATTTCAATTATGATGGCTATGACTATGTTTATAATGCTTCCAAGAGCAGAAGCATCTGCAGAGCGTATAAACGAAATATTACATACTGAACCCTCTGTTAAAGAACCGAAAAGTCCAAAAATTCCATCAGAGAGAAAAGGAGTACTTGCCTTTAAAGATGTTTCTTTTCAATATGCTGATGCAGAGGCACCAGTTCTATCTAAAATATCTTTTACAGCTTTACCTGGTCAAACAACAGCTATAGTAGGTAGTACTGGGAGTGGAAAAAGTACTTTGGTACATTTAATTCCAAGATTTTATGATGTAACTGAAGGAAAAATAGAAATTGATGGTGTAGACATTAGAGAAATGCCGCTTGAATTGGTTCGAGATATGATTGGATTGGTTCCTCAAAAATCTTATTTATTTAGTGGAACAATCGAAAGCAATTTACGATTTGGTAAAAAGGATGCAACTGAGGAAGAGATGTGGCATGCTCTTGAAATTGCTCAAGCAAAAAATTTTGTAAGTAGATTACCAGAAAAACTAAAGGCACCAGTTGATCAAGGAGGAACTAATTTTTCGGGTGGACAGAGACAACGTTTGTGTATTGCCCGTGCAATTGTAAAAAGGCCAACAATTTATATCTTTGATGACAGTTTTTCAGCATTGGATAACAAAACTGAAGCGAAGGTTCGAGAAGCGTTGAAGGATGAAACAAAAGATGCGACCGTTATTATTGTTGCTCAAAAGGTTAGTACGGTTCTTACAGCTGATCAGATTGTAGTATTAAGTGATAAAGGCACTATTGCGGGCATAGGGACTCATCAAGAATTGTTAAAGAGTTGCGAAGTTTATCAAGAAATTGTTTACTCGCAGATTCCGAAGGAGGAGGCAGTATGA
- a CDS encoding MarR family winged helix-turn-helix transcriptional regulator — protein MNHKFYTQENNSVNDQSDLKKVKWDVSKELFQTIKLHNQLNFVLLTQKHIFLFPGQAFCLWYVGLNPGTNQKSIADQMYVATPTVSKILRNLEKKGLIERKKDSKDKRTLRIFLSDEGQKLLKNLRETFIDIINLEFEGISYEDLCIFKKCLSQVSTNILNNLEKTERS, from the coding sequence ATGAATCATAAGTTTTATACACAAGAAAATAATTCAGTTAATGATCAAAGCGACTTAAAAAAAGTTAAATGGGATGTTAGTAAGGAATTATTTCAAACAATAAAATTGCATAATCAATTGAATTTTGTATTGTTAACTCAAAAACATATTTTTCTTTTTCCTGGTCAAGCTTTTTGTTTGTGGTATGTAGGCCTTAACCCTGGGACGAATCAAAAAAGCATAGCTGATCAAATGTATGTCGCTACTCCGACTGTCTCTAAAATTTTAAGAAATTTAGAAAAGAAAGGGCTGATAGAACGTAAGAAAGATAGCAAAGACAAACGTACCCTGAGGATTTTTTTATCTGACGAGGGACAAAAACTACTAAAAAATCTAAGAGAAACATTTATAGATATTATTAATTTGGAGTTTGAGGGAATAAGTTATGAAGACTTATGTATTTTTAAAAAGTGTCTTAGTCAAGTTTCAACAAATATACTAAATAATTTAGAAAAAACAGAAAGGAGTTGA
- a CDS encoding O-antigen ligase family protein encodes MKANSKGKSVLPTDIIIMLLLFLLIPFLMIPKFVHEYSTQKHFVFSVFLFIILVYYLFKYLSKPLEIKFSSAHIFLLLFGVSGFASLISVAIENRYYLSTSAGTAFYLALIILFSYLVSSRFGGNFKFIETGLFVFMITGTIIAFDGILNKFLGFDLFFGKYGDPSQRITLRTTIGNPNFVSDYLAQLLPISIYFTLRKDTKIYTRIFSLINVFIMLWVILLAQTRSIYLSTFVGLAFSAISFLVAKKKESLKSYIKTKQFKIWALLVLSVILFLFIMFNFETPFNKGGEVIATERFASLTSVSSWDERMLSWLSAVKQFNDKNHRNHLFIGSGINTYSVYSLHYLGQVQNENPERFLYAWNNFKRAHNDYLQVLGETGLFGFLSITMMILSLVFIYFKVLKQEQDDDNKNLLFPLFGWSAVVMIIHAFTEFAFHLQPNITLSVFILSVAVSEQFNPKIKSIKIKKSFVFFIIMLIVAFVSCYFKFNESLSEAYYVIGNSHYNAMLSFKNAYENQLPNVIAQLESQKKSLQNQLLDYSFNSPEFNRITQNIAQIESEITKYQELKSKYKESLALSYDQSFNYFLKSLSSNKNFGKSAFYMAQLFSSDVRLNNLKYEDLPKVFSSESNEYQFMISEFNGALDLMPFPDEILRDTVEPVYNTVTQIDNNSKTLILRIQSLYDSINQLEYAFTSFNEKNAYRLIGRMYYNIVVLYEQLKETLTIDSQILSNIENLQLEAYNNFHYWIQKAIYILPGGWNRFPEWENIYSEYILLTARCLEIYPEDEVVDKIIYITQKDGSANYYMAKKTRGIPDNSLKVLSEVYLALTNNDNKLRLARAVVEHYQNVYQYYQQLKSDQTKVYLQYQQRIDNFLNEYDFFKRRSEFL; translated from the coding sequence TTGAAAGCAAATTCAAAAGGAAAAAGTGTTTTGCCCACCGACATTATTATAATGTTGCTTTTGTTTCTCCTAATCCCTTTTTTAATGATCCCAAAGTTTGTTCATGAATACTCAACTCAAAAACATTTTGTTTTTTCTGTTTTCTTGTTTATTATTTTAGTATATTATCTGTTCAAATATTTATCAAAACCTTTGGAAATAAAATTTTCATCTGCACATATTTTTTTACTCCTTTTTGGAGTTTCGGGTTTTGCATCATTAATTTCTGTTGCTATAGAAAATAGGTATTATTTAAGTACTTCAGCAGGAACTGCTTTTTACTTAGCATTAATAATACTTTTTTCATACCTGGTTTCTTCTAGATTTGGAGGAAACTTCAAATTTATAGAAACAGGTCTTTTCGTGTTCATGATAACCGGAACAATCATTGCTTTTGATGGAATTTTAAACAAATTTCTAGGCTTTGATTTATTCTTTGGAAAATATGGAGACCCTTCTCAAAGAATAACTTTGCGCACTACTATTGGAAATCCAAATTTTGTATCTGATTATTTAGCTCAATTATTACCAATTTCTATCTATTTTACTTTAAGAAAAGATACAAAAATTTATACAAGAATTTTCTCTTTAATAAATGTATTTATTATGCTCTGGGTAATTTTACTAGCCCAAACTCGTTCTATATATCTTTCAACATTTGTGGGATTGGCATTTTCTGCTATTAGTTTTTTAGTAGCTAAAAAGAAAGAGTCTTTAAAATCTTATATAAAAACAAAACAATTTAAAATTTGGGCATTATTGGTTTTAAGCGTTATCTTATTTTTGTTTATAATGTTCAATTTCGAAACACCTTTTAATAAAGGCGGGGAAGTAATTGCAACAGAACGATTTGCATCTTTGACTTCTGTTTCTTCATGGGATGAGAGGATGCTATCTTGGCTTTCTGCAGTTAAACAATTTAATGACAAAAATCATAGAAACCATTTGTTTATCGGTAGCGGAATTAATACATATTCTGTTTATTCTCTTCACTATCTTGGACAAGTTCAAAACGAGAATCCTGAAAGATTTTTATATGCTTGGAATAATTTCAAAAGAGCTCACAATGATTATCTTCAAGTTTTAGGAGAAACAGGTTTATTTGGTTTTCTTTCAATAACAATGATGATTTTAAGTTTAGTATTTATTTATTTTAAAGTATTAAAACAAGAACAAGATGATGATAATAAAAATTTACTTTTTCCTTTGTTTGGTTGGTCTGCTGTAGTAATGATTATACATGCTTTTACAGAATTTGCATTCCATCTTCAACCAAATATAACATTAAGCGTTTTTATTTTATCAGTTGCTGTATCAGAGCAATTTAATCCTAAAATTAAATCTATAAAGATAAAAAAAAGTTTTGTTTTTTTTATTATAATGCTGATTGTAGCCTTTGTATCATGCTATTTTAAATTTAATGAATCATTATCTGAGGCTTATTATGTCATAGGAAATTCTCACTACAATGCTATGCTATCTTTTAAAAATGCATATGAAAATCAACTTCCTAACGTAATAGCACAACTTGAATCACAAAAAAAGAGTTTACAAAATCAATTACTTGACTATTCATTTAATTCCCCTGAATTTAATCGAATCACCCAAAATATTGCTCAAATTGAATCTGAGATAACAAAATATCAAGAACTCAAATCTAAATATAAAGAAAGTTTAGCTCTTAGTTATGATCAATCTTTCAATTACTTTCTAAAATCTTTGAGTAGTAACAAAAATTTTGGAAAATCGGCATTTTACATGGCTCAATTATTTTCATCTGATGTACGATTGAATAATTTAAAATATGAAGATCTTCCTAAAGTTTTTAGTTCAGAATCTAATGAATATCAGTTTATGATTTCTGAATTCAATGGTGCTCTAGATTTAATGCCTTTCCCTGATGAAATTTTACGAGATACAGTTGAGCCTGTCTATAATACTGTTACCCAAATTGACAATAATTCAAAGACATTGATCCTAAGAATTCAAAGCTTATACGACTCAATAAACCAGTTAGAGTATGCTTTTACTTCTTTTAATGAAAAAAATGCCTACAGACTTATAGGAAGGATGTATTACAATATTGTAGTCCTATATGAACAACTAAAAGAAACCCTTACAATTGATTCGCAAATACTATCAAACATTGAGAACCTTCAATTAGAAGCATACAATAATTTTCACTATTGGATACAAAAGGCAATATATATACTTCCTGGAGGATGGAATAGATTTCCTGAGTGGGAAAATATCTATTCTGAATATATTCTTCTTACTGCAAGGTGTCTAGAAATATATCCCGAAGATGAAGTCGTTGATAAAATTATTTATATTACTCAAAAAGATGGAAGTGCAAATTATTATATGGCAAAAAAAACACGTGGAATTCCAGATAATTCCCTAAAAGTTTTATCGGAAGTATATCTAGCCTTAACAAATAATGATAATAAGCTTAGGTTAGCACGAGCTGTTGTTGAACATTATCAAAACGTCTATCAATATTATCAACAGTTAAAGAGCGATCAAACAAAGGTTTATTTGCAGTATCAACAAAGAATAGATAACTTCTTAAATGAATATGATTTTTTCAAAAGAAGAAGTGAATTTTTATGA